CCTCACTGCTCCCCCATCCCACACCTGTCCAAATCTGAGGTCAGGAATAGTCTGGGCATTTCCCGGACCACGGGTGTCCCTGTAGAAAGACAGATGAGCCGTTAGGACAGTGATGGTACCTGCGTCCTGCACGTGAAATCCGCTCCTCTCTAGCAACAAGCTTACCTGGGGGACTGCAGGGATCTGGCGGGGCCTCGCCCAAGGGGTTCCCTTGAAGGCGCACAAAGGGGGCGTCCAGGAGCTCAGGGGGCACGTCCCGGAGCTGGTTGTCCCTCAGGTCCAGCCGGGTGAGCAGCGGGAGGCGGTCCAGGCCGGCAGGCACCGAGACCAGCAGGTTGCTGTGCAGAACAAGGAGCTGCAAGGACCGAAGGCCCGCTGCAGGCAGGCGCCAGCTTAGGACGAGCAGAGGACCACTCAGGGCCACCCCACACCCTGGGGCACCAGGCCAGGCCAGGACACTCATGCTAGGGCCTCCCAGAGAAGCCCTGTCCTGTGGCTAGACTCAGAGACTCGGGTAAGCCTGCTCAGGGAGCCTCGAAGGCTGGAAAAGTGGGGAAGCAAACGAGGACTCACTAGGAGGAGTGGAGGCTCCAAGGTGGGCTGAGCCTGAGTGTGCAGAGCCACGCAGAAGCCGAGAGGGGCCCCTGGGAGTGGAGGCCGGGCCACGGCTGAGGGGCGCTCCCCATCAGGCCCAGTGAGCCAAGAGAGGCATGGCTCCTACTCACCAAGGGAGGCCGGGAGGCTCTGCAGCCGGTTGGAGGCCAGATTGAGCTCAGCAAGGCTGCTCAGGCCTCCGATCTCAGGGGGCAGAGTGTCCAGAAGGTTCTCAGAGAGATCAAGGCGCTGCAGGGTAGTCAAGGCCCCCAGAGCCGTGGGCAGAGTTTGCAGGCGGTTGTGGGTCACAGAGAGGAaggtgagggcagggagggcCCCTAGGGCCTCAGGCAGCTCTGAGAGGCGGTTGTGAGAGAGCAGGAGGGCACCCAGGCTGCGCATCTGCGGGACACAGGCCGGCAGTGTCTCCAGGTTGTTGAAGCTCAGATCCAGGTGAGCCAAGCAGGCCAGGCCACTCAGGCCGGCTGGCAGCGTGGTCAGGGAGCCCCGGAGGCTGGCACCCCCTGCATCCCGGCGTTGCCCacctgggaggagggaaggcagatGTGGTCCTCAAAGCCAGAGTCCCGAGTCCCAGCTTGGTCCTGCCAGCCAAGGCACAGACTtccaccccaaccccacccggacagagacagacagagatacTGGAGAGACACCAGCCAAcggagggaggcagggacagaGACTGCAGGTTCATCTCAGCTTATGGCCATCACCCATGACCCACCCCAGGAGAAACACCCACACTGGGGTCTGCTGGGAGACCCCACCGAGCAGCCGCAGGGTCCaggagctgggactctgccaGCTTCACCTTGGGGAGCTGAGTAGAGCTGTACGGAGAATAGTGATAGAGCTGGGCCCGGGCTGGGACCAGGTGGGACTCACCTTTGAGGACCAGGGAGCGGAGGCGCAGCAGGCTCCCTGGCACCTGGGCCAGGGTGGCCTCCAGCAGCTGAGGGTCTTCGTGGCCGCTCAGCTGCAAGAACTCCACCTCCAGCAGCTGATGGGGCTGCTGAGCACAAAGGTGCAGCAGCCGGTGGCAGCCCCTGGGGTACAGGTCCAGGCTCAGCCGGTTCCCAGCCAGGAGAGGGGTCACCCCGGGCCCTGCATCCACAGCATCTGTAGCATCTCTTGCAGCATCTTCTGCAGTAGCCGCCTGGGGCTCCAGCCCCTCCACCACCGCATCCATCGCCCACCAGCCGTCCTCGGGGGCCAGACATGTCCCAGCTTGCCAGGCAGGCCTGCTCAGGCAGGGCCCGGGAAGGCTGCAGAGTCAGAGGGAGGAGCgggtgggagtggggctgggCCCTCCTCCCAGTCAATGGAAGGGGGACTCTGGCTAGGGAGAGCCCTTGAGCCAGGCCAGCTGGTCCACAGAACCCAGAGTCCAGGCTGGACAGGTCATGGCTGAAATGGGGCTGAGGAATGGGACCCCCAAagctgggagggcagcaggcagggagACCCTTGTGTGCAGAGGAGCTGGGGAAACCTGCAtgggagaggaggaagtgagggtTCACGTCCTAATTCTGGGCATTTGGACAAGGGACTCCTAGAGCTGTCAGCTCATCCTGGCtgcacccgcctcccctcctgggACAAGAAGCTAGGGTCCTGTGCCACCTTCAACCTTCACACTCATCAGCTTTGACAGGAGGTTCCTGACTCTCATCCACCACGTGGGGGCGGTGGCCCACGCCAAGGAGCGGGTGATTGCGCCCGCGTATGTCAGAGACGTGAATGTGAGGGGGTAACCTGGGGTCTGAGCCACTAGGGACGGGACCCCATTTCCTGATGGCTGGAGGAGGGCTCTCCCACCACTTCCAGTTCACACCTGGGTCCGCTGGAGAGGGCGGTCCCAAGCGCATCTGGGGCTCACACGGCCTGGGGGGCCGGTCCCGGCGGGAGAGCTCGCCCTCCCCGCACCCTCGCCGTCCCAGGGCAGGCCCGCGGCCCGCGGTACCTGCGCTCCAGGCCGGGCGCCGCCTCGGCTGCCGGCTCGGCGCTCCGCGCCCGGGTTCCCGCCGGCGCGCTTCCGGGCGGGCTGACTCCAGGCACCGCCCCCTCTGGCCCCGCCCCGTCAGAGGGCGCCCCTTGCTCCCGCTGGGGTCCGCAGGCGAAGGCCTCAGGGTCCCCCCCTGCCTTGCCTGCCCTCTGCAGGCCGGGCCGCCCTGGAGATGCGGACGCGACCTCTTCTGCCGAGCCGCCTGCCCAGCCGCGCTCAGCTTCCTGTTAGTCTGTGTCCGTCGGCGCCGTCCAGGCCCGCCTTGCGCGCCATGAAACCCGCCCTTTCAGAGGTTCTCGGGCCGAGGCTCTGCTCGGGGGCTGTGCACTCCTGGCCCCACGTTAAAATCAGCTGGTGCAGTCTCAGGGCGGGGGAGCGAGGGGGCTTCAGGGGCTGATGGCGGCTGCTGCCCGACACCCACCGCCTGCCAGAAGCCAGAGCTCTGAGAGTGTTGTGTTCTTCCCCAGCCAGCCCCAATGGATCCCTTCTCCGGAAGGCCTCCTCTCAGGCCCTGCGGAGACCGGGCCCCAGCTCCATGTCCCAACTTTACAGGCTATCTCTCTGGGCCAGGTGCTGGCCTTCCCCACAAGCTGCCTCCTTCGGTCTACGTCTGCATCCCACCCGGGGAGGAaaaggaggctctgagagatCAGATTTTGCCCAAGGCCAGGTAGCTGGTCCATGCCAAAGCCAAGAACCTCAAACAGGGTCTCTGTCTGACACTCAAGAGAGCCTTCCCCACCTGTGCTGTCACCCCGCTTCCTTCACCCAGCGCAGCAGGTGCTCTGCAAATGAATAGAACACATCCAGTTCTGCCTCAAGTCACATCGCGGGcaccctctctcctccacttccACCTCCCCAGCCACCACCATCACTCCCACCGGGATGGGCAGTTACTGCCAGGCTTCCATTGTCCCGAGCTTCTGTCCCccattcagtttctttttcttttcttttttttttaaagattttatttttttcctttttctccccaaagcccccgggtacacagttgtatattcttcgttgtgggtccttctagttgtggcatgtgggacaatgcctcagtgtggtttgatgagcagtgccatgtccgcgggGCCAGggttcaaaccaacgaaacaccgggccgcctgcagcggagcgctcgaacttaaccacttggccacggggccagcccccgcccccccgccattcAGTTTCTGCAGAGCTGCCAGAAGAATCTTCTAAAAAAAACCCATCAcaggagtattattcagccttaaaaaggaataaaattcttaCACATGCTACAGGATGAATGAACCTTCAggacatcatgctgagtgaaatacgCCAAACCAGGGGGCAAATACTGTGTaatcccacttatatgaggacCTAGAAACGTCAAATTCACAGCGCCAGAAactagaatggtgggtgccaggggctgggggaggggggtggggagttaGCGATCCGTGAGTATGGAGTTcaatttgggaagatggaaaaagttctggagacggatggtggtgatggtcgcacaacaatgtgaatgcacctAACACCACTGAATTATATGACTAAAACGGCAGACTTTATGTTATCTATTAttctaccattaaaaaaaatccgaATGACAATATGCCACTTGCCTATGTGATTACAATAAAGTTCCATCCTTCCGCGGATGGTTTCCCTACTTtaccccagctgtgtgaccttgagcaagaaaATCTTTGTGCCCAACCTCGTCTATAACATGGGGGCGAGGACTGCATGACGCCTAGGGCAGCTGTGTGCTTTGCGTTAATATGCCAGCGCTTGAAGCCTACGCACGAGAGCTCGCCCTGTCCTTAGAGTCCCCATGGGCCGGCTGCTGCCTCGGGACCCATCTCCAGCCACCTTGGGGTCTCAGCATCTGACCCCTCTGCCTGCTGCTCGCCCCAGATCTTCGCAGGCCGGCTCCTTCTCGTCTTTCAGCTCAGGGTCACCGCCTCGTTCCTTCAGGGTCTCTCTCAGCCTGGGGCTGCCCCGTTTATTGGCTTTGAGTGTCCCGCGGAATCAGGTCGGCTGTCCCCTCAGGACGCCAGCCTGCAGCGGGGTCCCTGACACGGAGAAGCGAGTGACATGTGATGTCCGCGTGGACGCTGAGGTCAGTTCTGAGCCAACACGGCCAGGAGAGGGGCCGATCCCTCGGGCCCAGCCACCCCTGAGCTGGGGGGCAGCCAGTAGGCCCAAGCGGCTCGGTTCTGCAGTGTGAGCGCGAGGGGCGGCTCGCCTACCTCACCCGGGCCGGACAGATTGGGCGCCACCGGCCCCGCCGGACACCAGCGCTCTGTGCCCGCGGCCGGGAACTACCGAGAGCCGGAAATGCGGCGCTCCGCTCAGGCTCCGCGCGGCCCACGTGCAGCCCGTGCAGAAGGCTGCGCGCCCGCACTTCCGGCAGCCATGCACCATGGGACTTATAGTTCGCTGACTGCGTCGGCCGCTCCCGCAAAGGGACGCGTCCCAGGCGTGGCGGCCGCGCTGCATGCTGGGAGCTGTAGGCGCCGCGTGGCATGCTGGGAACTCTCCAGGAGAAACACTCTCCTTCGGGCTCGCGCCACGCCTCGCCCTGCCGCCCCAGGGATTTCAGGAGACCCCCCTCCCCACGCGGTACAAGAAGGCTGCCCCAGAACTGCCCTAACTGCCTTTTGCCTTTGCTCGGGCGGCTGCGGGACGGAAAGGGACGAACGGGACGATGGCTTCTCCTGCGTCCTCATTGGCTGGGCGCCGCGTGACGTCACTCCGAGGCGCCCTCGCGGGGCGCGGCGCCCGGGTCCCGGAGGCTTCTGGGTAGCGGATTACCCCCGCCCCCTACGCCGGCGCCTTCCTTTCCGTCCCCGACGCTGCCGAGGTTGCACGCGCGAGGCCTCTCCGTCGCCGCTGCCGAGTGAGTGGGACGGCCCGGTGGGGCCGGGGCTCGGGCCAGGTCGGGGCCGCGGGGGCCCCGGGGCGCAGGCGGGGTGCCGGGCGGGCTCAGCGGGGGCCCCGGGCCGGGCCACGCGCGGCCGCGGTCGGGGCTCCTAGTCATGCCGCcgccctcttctcccctcccgCCGCAGGATGCGCTACGTCGCCTCCTACCTGCTGGCCGCCCTCGGGGGCAATACCTCCCCCAGCGCCAAGGACATCAAGAAGATTCTGGACAGCGTGGGCATTGAGGCGGACGACGATCGGCTCAACAAGGTAGCAGCCCGCTACCGGCCCGATACTGCGCACAGAGGGTCCTCTCCTGCTCGGCTGGGTTTACCTTTGGGAAAGGGCACTTCGACGTGCCTGCCCATGCTGTCGTTTATTGGGTTGCCTTTGGGGGCCCTGATACAGCCCAGAGGAGGCTAACGTGGGTGTGAGGCCAAGTCCCGACCCGCGTGGTTGAGTAGAAGTATAAGTCACGTGTAATTGAAAGTTATGTAATAATTGactttttgaaaaagagaagagggaagagtaCACTCTACTGCGTTATTTTTCAGCCTGTTTATTCTAGGTGTTATTTCCACGTGTAGTAGTGAGTCTTAGAAATCTGTCGCTGGTTCCCACTTGGAGCTCGTCTCCATTCAGAGATCTCAGTTATGGGTAATAACTGCAGTGGGGGGTGCAGGCTGAGAAGCTTCAGGGTGTCTCCTCGCTGTGCGggaggccagccctgcccctggagAAGGTGGTTAAGACCAGGGGTGTGGTGGTGGTCCGTGGTAACTGTTGGGTGTGCTTGTCTGCTTCAGGTCATCAGTGAGCTGAACGGGAAGAACATTGAAGACGTTATTGCCCAGGGTGAGAGtgtgtggggggcggggaggcttTGTTTTCACAGTCCATCCTAATTCCTGCCGGTCAGCCTGTGGCCTGCCAGGTTTCGCTTGTGGACCAGAGCACCCTAGGAGCCTCACCCAGAGGAGCTGGCAGGGCTTCAGTAGGCTCATGCCACGGGCGCTTCTAGACATTCCCAGGGGCAAGGCTTGCCCTCATCTCACTGGGCCTCTCTGCCTTGCCTGTAGCGTTGGGGAACGGGGACTTTGTAAACAAGTCTCCTCACGTGCTCTGGATGAGGGCATTGGGAGTAGAGCCTGGGGTTGCCAGGGATGACCACATGCCCCTGCCTCTCTTTGCTGGGCAGATGGTTTTCTGGTGACATCAGGCTGGAACTGATGCGACTTGTTTGGAAGCCAAGCTGTTGGGGCAAACGATAATGTCCCTGGACATGTGATGGGGTACAGCCAGCTCAGCAGACAGTCTTGTTTATGAGCTCACTTTGGGCATGAGGATCAGGACACAGGCAGCAGACTCAGTCCTTGCCTGGTTATAAACATGTTCAGCTCTCTACGTGGTGAGGCACAGTGGCCCAGCATCTTGTGGAGGGATTCCTAGAAGTCAAGTTCAAGATAGGAAGTTTTTCAGGGTGTGTGACAGGTCCTCCTACCCAGGAGAAGAGGGGAGCCTGTGCATGCACTGAGAGACGGGCCCCCGTACATTGGGCAGACTGTCCCTTGACTCCTCTGAAGTAGCTTTCAGGCTGAGCCCCTGCTCTGgcctcacctcacctcacctctTTGGTTTCGGTAGGTATTGGCAAGCTGGCCAGCGTGCCCGCCGGTGGGGCTGTAGCTGTCTCTGCTGCCCCGGGATCTGCAGCTCCTGCTGCTGGTTCTGCCCCAGCCGCAGGTAAGTGGAGGCTCAGGCAGCTGTCGTGGTGGCTGCACTGGGGTCTGCTGGGAGTCTGCCCGCACCGCGGGCCTCACTCACTCAACTCTTCCTCCCACAgcggaagaaaagaaagaggagaagaaggaggagtcCGAGGAGTCGGATGACGACATGGGATTTGGCTTGTTTGATTAGAATCCTACTCCCCTGCAAATAAAACCCTTTTTAAGTATCTGTTCAGCTGCCTGTGATCTCTTTGTTAGAGTCTGGCCTCAATGCAGGGCAGGTGGGGACCCCACGGTGGGCTGGCAGGCCTTACCGCAGGAGGATGCTTCCCCAGGGACAAGGAGTGGCTGAACCACGGTGGAGACAAGTCTTTGGTACAAAAATGAATACTTTgcggggggggtgggtggggggtagGGACGGGACACTTTCTTGGGTGTGGCCAAACCTTGAGCAGGCTCTGGAGGGTGCAAGAGTCCCCTTCTTGGGTGACTGCCAGGGCCTTCCCAGGGAGTGCAGCCTTCAGGGGGACACCCAGGAAAACCTCAGAAGCAGCGATGAGTGGTCACCACTGCTCTGGAGGTGGCTCCAGCCAGCCAAGTTTAGCACTTCTCCCAGGACCGGTGGTGTCCTTCACTCAGATGGGGATGTGTGGTTGGGTGCGTGGATCCTGCGTTTGTTTCCCTGCAGGGGTCAGTGCCCCAGCTCCACCTTAACCCCTGAGCAACTTGGGGCAGTCATTTAGCTtatcggagcctcagtttccccagccatCTGATGGGCCAACACTGGGGTACGTGTAGAAGTGGCTTCTGGGCATTGACATTAGGCCATGTGCTCACTAAGTCTTTCTGGGGTGGGCCTGCCCATGGCCCTCTCACCAGGCTCTATCCTGGAATGtaggggagagggcagaggccttccctctgcccacCAATGCCAGGCCACCTAGAAGACACTGCTTCCCCGTCTGGAGGCCGTGGGTTGGCAACTGGTGGCGGTGTGGTgtgtacctactgtgtgcaaggccaCAGCACTGAAGAAGGACCTGCCCCTGTGGGCCGTAGTTTTGTGGAGAAAGTAACCAATACAGCACTAGACAGCTGGGGCGGAGGAGGCTCCCTCCGTGAGGATCCGAGACCtggaggaagaggctggggaCAGTGCACAGCCGTGATGGAAGGAAGTCCTGAGACCCTCTGGTTATCCAGAGTGGTGTGGAGGGGCTGGAATCCACcaggtgggtggtgggtgggacATGGAGCCAAGAGAAGTGAGGACCACTTCAGAGGTCTAGCAGTATGTGCTGCAGGGGGCGGTGAGGCGTGGGGCTGTGGACGCAACTGGACACGGGCCATGGCCCCAGGCTGCGGGAGAGAGCTCCCTAGAGGAGTGGACCCAGGGTCCAGGGGCAGAGCTCAGAATCCCAACCTCAGACCCTGAAGAGAAGGGCTGTGTGTGGGCTGGAAGATACCACGGGAGAGGGGCCAAGACACCCACCTGGCAGAATCACGCAGCAGACCTCAGGGCTTCTCCATGCTGACCAAGAGGAGCGgggcccacctcccacccccagccaggaTTCCGGGAAGGGCTGCCCTGTTCCTGGCTCCAGAGCTGATGGTCccaggggcctggagggagggaatGTACCCAAAACAGTTCAACTCGGGTGTGGAAATGGGGGTAGAGGTCTCCCTGCACTGGGGCAGTGCCACCCTCCAAGGCCCCATGGCCCCTCAGAAGCggtgccagccctgtggtggagcggttaagttcgcgccctctgcttcggcagcccagggttctgccagttcaaatcctgggcgcggacatggcaccgctcatcaagccatgcggaggtggtgtcccacagtctccaactagaagaacccacaattaaaaatacacaactatgtaccggggggctttggggagaaaaaggaaaaaaaacaaagcagagaggGCTTGGACGCTGGCCTCTCCTTGGAGCTGGTCCGGGGGAGGACCTTCTTGGGTCTCTGGCTCAGGCCGCCCTGCCCAGCTTCCCTCTCAGTCGTCATCCCAGTGACCCCTGGACTTTCCCGGCCAGCCTTGAGTTTTGCCCAGTTCTCACTGTGAGGCACTTCTCGCCCCTGCTGCGTCCAGCAGCATCCCCAAGGGCTCAGTCACTGGGGGCCCTGATGGTCCTGATGGGGCCACACCTCTCTGCGCTGTACCTCCAGCCACACTTCCATGGGATGGGGTCCCATGTGCAGAGAAAACGACAAGTCTTTGTAGGTCAAATTCGGTCAGCTCCCCATCCCTGCTTTCCCCTCTCCCAGTGCCCAGGCCAgggctcccctctcctctcactcCTCCCACCCGGGGCCCTTTGCATGTGCCCTTGGGCAGCCTGGGCAGCCTTGTGCCCTTCCTGGTGAACTCTGTGCCCAGATACCCTGTCACCCCTCTCGGTCCTCATTTTGAGCTGTGTAAACAATGTCTGTCCCCTGCCCCCTGTAGGGCTGGGTCTGCGTCGACCCTACTCAGTGTGCTACCCTGTGCTGgttcacatgccagacacactgTCGGTGCTAACTATGGTGGGAGGGAGCACAGAGGTTGAGGGCTGGACAGCATGACCCAAGGTGGCTGTGTTCTGGGGAGGCCCTGCTCTGGCTTCTCGGCCTGGGCCTGGGTGAGGGGCAGTCCCAAGCCTCAGCCCAGAGGCTCGAAGCCCTGGCACTAGCTGGGTCCTGAGCTGATCTCCTGCCTGGGAGTGAGTGTTCCTGGGGAGACACGCACACCGCCTCCCCACCACCTCAGCATAGATCAACCCCTTGTTTGCGAGGTGGGGTGaggtgcagggctggctcctggatCCAAGCCAGGCGGGGCCTGCACCACACACTCCAGGAGAAAAATGCGGAAGAGGAGCGGGAGGGTGACGTCACCCGGAGTGCTCCACCCGCTGGGGCAATTAGCGGGGGCGGGCAGGGCCCGAGTCAAACCCAGGTAGACCCCACAGCCTGAGGAGACCGCGTCGGACGCTGGTGGGACCCGGGTTAGTGCCCAGGAAGGGGGGCCgcggagggcagggctggggcccgATGTCAGGTGTGGGTCTGCGGCAGGCGCTGGCTCTGAAGTCGTGCGGGTGTGTGATTCGCATCGCCGCGGATGTCTGTGGATCAGGCTGTAGACAAGTCGGTGGATCCTGGGGGTCCCTGACTCGGGGGGGCTCCTCAGTGTCCCAGGTCAGTATTGTAGGCGGACCCCCGAGGGAAGGGGCGGCGGTTGCCCAGACACCAGGGCCCTCCCCTCGGGTGGTCTCGGAGCCGAGGACCAGGTCTCGGGCCAGGGTGGATCTCCGGGGGGGAGTGGGGTCCCGGGGCCAGTGTGGGCCTCTGGGGCCAAGGCCGGGGCTCCAGGTCCAGGGACGGGGTATCAGGTCCGGGGGCGTCGTTTCATTGGACCATTGGGCAGGGGCGGGGTTTCGGTGCCTGGGGTGGGGTCTCGGGGCTGAGATCCCAGGCCCGGGGTGGGACTCCGGGTCCAGGGGCGGGGTCTCAGGGCCGCGGAAGGCACCCGGGAGTGGGCGGGGCTCCAGGGCCCGCCTCGAAGGCGCGGCCGTTCCCCTTGCCCACGATTGGGCCGCGcgtgccggccccgccccgcccgcttCGCCCCCGCCCACCTCCACTAAAAATACCGCCTCCGTCCCCGCCCTGCGCAGTGTCGCCGCCTCACCGGGGGAGACCCCGAGCCAGAGTGACCGAGGGACCGGCCGCGTCCAGCTCCAGAGCGAGCGGCGAACGCGCGGTGTACACGAGGCCGGCCGGCCGCGGAGCCCCGGAGCCCGGCGGCCGCCGCGATGTTCCCCAAGGAGGCGACATGGAACATCTCGTTCGCCGGCTGCGGCTTCCTCGGCGTCTACCACATCGGCGTGGCCTCCTGCCTCCGCGAGCACGCGCCCTTCCTGGTGGCCAACGCCACGCACATCTACGGCGCCTCGGCCGGGGCGCTCACCGCCACGGCGCTGGTCACCGGGGCCTGCCTGGGTGAGCGGGGTAGGCGGGGCCGGGCGGATGCTCTTCGTGAGCTTAGAGCGCCCCCATCCCTTCGCACAGGGAGGCTGGCCGGGCCGCCGGTGCCGTGGGTGCCACGGGTGCCGTGGGGAGACGTCTCTGCCCAGGCCGAGGTTCCCCATCCTGGGCGCCGATCGGGGGGCGGGGCCAGGTTTGTTTTGCTGGGACGGTGCCCAGGGATTGGGGTAGAGCCCGGCGGGCTTCTGGGCCCGCCTCTGGGCGCAAAGCTTTCAGGGCGGGCAGGTGCAGTGAAAGCTGTCATTGGAAATAGAAAGTAAGCCGTGGGCGGGATTGtgagaggcaggggaggggcctACGCCGCCTCCCTCGGCCCCGGCATCCGGCATCGGGCATCGGACTGGCTGCCAGCGGTCACTGCGTCCTGGAGCCCCGGGCCTAGCATAGGGTGGCCTCTGAAGAGCGCATTGGGCACTGTGGCCTGGTACCTCCCAAGGGCCCCTGGAGGAGGAGCCCCGCACGTCAGGCCTGGGCATGGCCAGCTCTCTTGCGCCCCTTTCTGCCTTGCACAAGGCCCAATGTAGGCCTAGGTCCCCAACTGTGGCCAACCGTTTTTGGCTCACTCCATGGAGTGGgaggtgcttctggactctccagcggGGTACCCAGTGGGGTCAGGAATGCAGGAGTCTGTGTGTGCTGGGATGGCCTCCCCTACTCCCACACACTTCCTGCCGCAGTCCCATGGTGCTTATAGCACACCAAGTACTTCAGGAGTCCTGTGAATGTTGCCGAGCCCCCAGCCTACTAGGGCAGCCAAAGTGACAGAGGGGTCATCAGGGTCTTGAAGGTCCTGTCGGCAGGAGCCTGTCCACAGTTCTCTCCTGCCCCCTTCCAATGACCTTTGCCCTGAGGGGGGTGGGCTGGAAGGAGCATAGCTCTACATTCCTGGGACTTGAGGGTTCCCACTgtggccctgcccctcccactcATGGAGGCCTCAGGCCAGCTCCTCTCAAACCCCCATGCTGGCCTCAGGACACACCTAGGTCCCTGGCAACTAGTTGAAAGCATGGCTCCCACAGCACTCCCCCAACCACACTCCCAAGAAGCCTCTTTCTCACGAGCAGTCTTGAGCAGCTGGAGCCCCCACAGAGTGCAGATGCTCGCCCCTCACTGCCGTTCTCATGACCCAGGTGGTGGTCCTGGAGGAGGGCACGGTCCTCAGCTCCTCCCCAAGGCCCTCCTGCTCCCTGATCACTCCTAGGCCTGCTCTCTCTCTGGCTTTGTTCTAGGCCAGTGCCCAGGGGCCCCCAAAGGGGCTGTTGGGGGGTTGCCTGCTCTTGGCTGCAGTGGGACACAGTTGCACTTTCTCAGGAGTGGTGGAGCCCCACTATTTCCAACCTCATGTCTCCTGGCCTGTGAGACCCCTGGATTGCACTGGGCTCTGTGGGTCTGGATCTGGCCAAGT
This sequence is a window from Equus caballus isolate H_3958 breed thoroughbred chromosome 12, TB-T2T, whole genome shotgun sequence. Protein-coding genes within it:
- the RPLP2 gene encoding large ribosomal subunit protein P2 isoform X1; the encoded protein is MRYVASYLLAALGGNTSPSAKDIKKILDSVGIEADDDRLNKVISELNGKNIEDVIAQGIGKLASVPAGGAVAVSAAPGSAAPAAGSAPAAAEEKKEEKKEESEESDDDMGFGLFD
- the RPLP2 gene encoding large ribosomal subunit protein P2 (The RefSeq protein has 2 substitutions compared to this genomic sequence) produces the protein MRYVASYLLAALGGNTSPSAKDIKKILDSVGIEADDDRLDKVISELNGKNIEDVIAQGIGKLASVPAGGAVAVSAAPGSAAPAAGSAPAAAEERKEEKKEESEESDDDMGFGLFD